In Actinomycetota bacterium, the sequence AGCGCCTCGACGAGGTCGAGCAGCCCCCAGGAGCCGTCTGCCTTCGCCCGTTCGATCGCCGCGAGGCCTGCGGGCGCCATCCGCCCTTCGGCGGTGAGGCGAGCCACACGCTCCTTGTTGCTCCGGGCCCAGTGGCTGCCCTTCTTGCGCGGCGTGAACCGCTGCCGGAAGCGCGTCTCGTCAAGGCGTCTGCCGGTGCCGTCGATCCACCCGAAGCACAATGCCTCCTCGACCGCCTGCGCGTAGGTCAGCGCGGTAGCGGCGTGTCCGACCCGCCCGATCGACACCCAGACGCCGGCCGCGGTGTCGTGGTTCGCCTCGAGCCACGCGCGCCACTCTCCGGCGTCTGCCGGCTCGAGGATCGCGAGGTCGTCTCCCGGGCTGCCGGCACTCACGCGACCGGGAACCTCACTTCGGTCAGGTAGTCCTCGGGCGCCGTGGTCGCCGGGTCCGAGAAGTACGACTCCTCCGGCGGGCCGATGATGGTCATCCCGTTGCCGGCGACCCATTCGGCGAGCGCCTCGTAGGTGGGCGCGATGGTCTCGTACGGGCCGCGATGCATGGCGGTGGCCACCCGCTGCGCGGGGATGCACTTGACGCCGCAGCCGGACTCGTCGGCCTCACACGCGTCCGGTGAGCCTGCCACCGGCGCGCGTACCTCCCAGACCGCCTGGTCCTCGGGCACCTCGGCCGGGTCGGTGAAGTACACGGCGCTCGGCATCCCGGTCGGCTGCAGCCCGCGCTGCGCCGCCCACCCGTACACCCGACCCATCGCTTCGGGCACCTGTGCGTATGGCCCGTGCATCGTCACGAACGCCACCGTCGTCGGCTCGGTCGTCTTGACTTGTGCGTCGAACATCGCGACCACCTCCTTGCGGGGTGTGTACCCGAACCGGGCGGGCGAGCGTCCTCTAGGTCGCGCGGACGGTCACGACCCGGCCCGCACTGCGGGCCAGACGCCGGTCCGACGTTGCGAGCGCGCACGCCAGCGTCTCGGCCAGGGCGACGTAGGCCGAGTCGAACGCGGACACACCGTGCGCTGCGGCGGTGTGCGCAGCGCGGAGCGAGAGGTCCCGGTCGGGTGGCACGAGGGCGACCCCGCTGTCGAAGAACGCATCGAGCGCGTCGGTCACGTCCGGCCGCCGCCGCGCGCTCCCGCGCGCGAGTACGCCCGCGAGCTCGTGGACGAGAAGCGACGGCGCGACGAGGCGGACCCGGCCCTCGACGTGTTCGTCGAGAAGCCGCCTCGCGGCCTCAGCACCCGGCTCGTCGTCGGCGACGAACCACTTGACCGCGACGCTCGCGTCGATGACGACCAAGGGCGTTTCAGCCGCCATGGCGGCCCTCCTCGGCGGCGCGGGCCTCGGCGAGCAGCGCGACGGCGTCGGGCGCGCTCACCTTGAGCGCCGCGCCGGCCGCGCGCATGCGGGCGGCGGCGGACCGCTCCCTGAGTCGCCGCCGTTCGGCTTCGCGATCGCGACGTGCGGACGTGATGTAGGTGGCTGAGGCCTCCTGGATGAGCCCGCTGCGCGACAAGCCGAGCTCCTCGGCCTCCATGTCGATCTCGGCGAGCAGTTCGGCTGGGATGGAGACGTTGAGCTTCGTCATGCGATCACCTCGGGTGGCGAAGATGGATAACCACCCGAAGCATACACCCGCCTCTGACACGCGGCCGGCCGGCTCCTGTACGCTGTTGTGCCGGCGCGGGCGAGCGACGAGGTGGAGAGGTGCGGGTGTCG encodes:
- a CDS encoding ribbon-helix-helix protein, CopG family translates to MTKLNVSIPAELLAEIDMEAEELGLSRSGLIQEASATYITSARRDREAERRRLRERSAAARMRAAGAALKVSAPDAVALLAEARAAEEGRHGG
- a CDS encoding type II toxin-antitoxin system VapC family toxin — encoded protein: MAAETPLVVIDASVAVKWFVADDEPGAEAARRLLDEHVEGRVRLVAPSLLVHELAGVLARGSARRRPDVTDALDAFFDSGVALVPPDRDLSLRAAHTAAAHGVSAFDSAYVALAETLACALATSDRRLARSAGRVVTVRAT
- a CDS encoding GyrI-like domain-containing protein, yielding MFDAQVKTTEPTTVAFVTMHGPYAQVPEAMGRVYGWAAQRGLQPTGMPSAVYFTDPAEVPEDQAVWEVRAPVAGSPDACEADESGCGVKCIPAQRVATAMHRGPYETIAPTYEALAEWVAGNGMTIIGPPEESYFSDPATTAPEDYLTEVRFPVA